From the Burkholderia mayonis genome, one window contains:
- a CDS encoding GlxA family transcriptional regulator gives MSPDRTASLSHFAFMPLPNFTMIAFTNAIEVLRMANYLSGQPLYRWSIISPEGGSVSASNGLSVDTGPADCAGQPDIVFVCGGVDVQHATRPEHLAALRRFARAGVALGSLCTGTYALAKAGLLAGYACAIHWENLSALKEEFPDTRFLKELFVIDRDRVTCTGGVAPLDMMLNLIAARIGTARVTQIAEQFIVEHVRDTSAQQRMPLVARLGSANKSLFEVISLMENNIEEPLSREELARLANMSQRQLQRLFREHLGMTPTHYYLMLRLRRARELLLQTDMSIMHITMACGFQSACHFSKSYRDAFGTAPTRERRKQVAPLAQPAMASGAPVPSMLLHA, from the coding sequence ATGTCGCCCGACCGCACCGCGTCGCTGTCTCATTTCGCGTTCATGCCGCTGCCCAATTTCACGATGATCGCGTTCACGAACGCGATCGAAGTGCTCAGGATGGCCAACTACCTGAGCGGGCAGCCGCTGTACCGCTGGTCGATCATCAGCCCGGAGGGCGGCTCGGTCAGCGCGAGCAACGGGCTCTCGGTCGACACCGGCCCGGCCGATTGCGCCGGGCAGCCGGACATCGTGTTCGTCTGCGGCGGCGTCGATGTGCAGCACGCGACGCGCCCCGAGCATCTCGCGGCGCTGCGCCGCTTCGCGCGCGCGGGCGTCGCGCTCGGCAGCCTGTGCACCGGCACCTACGCGCTCGCGAAGGCGGGCCTCCTCGCCGGCTATGCATGCGCGATCCATTGGGAGAATCTCTCCGCGCTGAAGGAAGAATTTCCGGACACCCGCTTCCTGAAAGAACTGTTCGTGATCGACCGCGACCGCGTGACCTGCACGGGCGGCGTCGCGCCGCTCGACATGATGCTGAACCTGATCGCCGCACGAATCGGCACCGCACGCGTCACGCAGATCGCCGAGCAATTCATCGTCGAGCACGTGCGCGACACGAGCGCGCAGCAGCGGATGCCGCTCGTCGCGCGGCTCGGGTCCGCGAACAAGTCGCTGTTCGAAGTGATTTCGCTGATGGAGAACAACATCGAAGAGCCGCTGTCGCGCGAAGAGCTCGCGCGGCTCGCGAACATGTCGCAGCGGCAGTTGCAGCGCCTCTTCCGCGAGCATCTCGGGATGACGCCGACGCATTACTACCTGATGCTGCGCCTGCGCCGCGCGCGCGAGCTGCTGCTGCAGACCGATATGTCGATCATGCACATCACGATGGCGTGCGGCTTTCAGTCCGCGTGCCACTTCAGCAAGAGCTATCGCGACGCGTTCGGCACCGCGCCGACGCGCGAGCGCCGCAAGCAGGTTGCGCCGCTCGCGCAACCTGCGATGGCGAGTGGCGCGCCCGTGCCGTCGATGTTGCTGCACGCCTGA
- a CDS encoding serine hydroxymethyltransferase, translated as MSNANPFFSQSLAERDASVRGAILKELERQQSQVELIASENIVSRAVLEAQGSVLTNKYAEGYPGKRYYGGCEFADEVEALAIDRVKRIFNAGYANVQPHSGAQANGSVMLALAKPGDTVLGMSLDAGGHLTHGAKPALSGKWFNAVQYGVNRDTMLIDYDQIEELAQQHKPSLIIAGFSAYPRKLDFARFRAIADSVGAKLMVDMAHIAGVIAAGRHANPVEHAHVVTSTTHKTLRGPRGGFVLTNDEDIAKKINSAVFPGLQGGPLMHVIAGKAVAFGEVLADDFKTYIDHVLANAQALGEVLKAGGVDLVTGGTDNHLLLVDLRPKGLKGAQVEQALERAGITCNKNGIPFDTEKPTITSGIRLGTPAGTTRGFGVAEFREVGRLILEVFDALRANPEGDRATEQRVRREIFALCERFPIY; from the coding sequence ATGTCGAACGCCAATCCTTTCTTCTCGCAATCGCTCGCCGAGCGTGACGCGTCCGTGCGCGGCGCGATCCTCAAGGAACTCGAGCGGCAGCAGTCGCAAGTCGAGCTGATCGCGTCGGAGAACATCGTGTCGCGCGCGGTGCTCGAGGCGCAGGGCTCGGTGCTGACGAACAAGTATGCGGAAGGCTATCCGGGCAAGCGCTATTACGGCGGCTGCGAATTCGCGGACGAAGTCGAGGCGCTCGCGATCGATCGCGTGAAGCGGATCTTCAACGCCGGCTATGCGAACGTGCAGCCGCACTCCGGCGCGCAGGCGAACGGCTCGGTGATGCTCGCGCTCGCGAAGCCGGGCGATACGGTGCTCGGCATGTCGCTCGACGCGGGCGGGCACCTGACGCACGGCGCGAAGCCGGCGCTGTCAGGCAAGTGGTTCAACGCGGTCCAGTACGGCGTAAACCGCGACACGATGCTGATCGATTACGACCAGATCGAGGAGCTCGCGCAGCAGCACAAGCCGAGTCTCATCATCGCGGGCTTCTCCGCGTATCCGCGCAAGCTCGACTTCGCACGCTTTCGCGCGATCGCCGATTCGGTCGGCGCGAAGCTGATGGTCGACATGGCGCACATCGCCGGCGTGATCGCCGCGGGCCGCCACGCGAATCCGGTCGAGCACGCGCACGTCGTCACGTCGACGACGCACAAGACGCTGCGCGGACCGCGCGGCGGCTTCGTGCTGACGAACGACGAAGACATCGCGAAGAAGATCAACTCGGCGGTGTTCCCCGGCCTGCAGGGCGGTCCGCTGATGCACGTGATCGCCGGCAAGGCGGTCGCGTTCGGCGAGGTGCTGGCCGACGACTTCAAGACCTACATCGACCACGTGCTCGCGAACGCGCAGGCGCTCGGCGAAGTGCTGAAGGCGGGAGGCGTCGATCTCGTGACGGGCGGCACCGACAACCATCTGCTGCTCGTCGATCTGCGTCCGAAGGGCCTGAAGGGCGCGCAGGTCGAGCAGGCGCTCGAGCGGGCGGGCATCACCTGCAACAAGAACGGCATCCCGTTCGATACCGAGAAGCCGACGATCACGTCGGGCATCCGCCTCGGCACGCCGGCCGGCACGACGCGCGGCTTCGGCGTCGCGGAGTTCCGCGAGGTCGGCCGGCTGATTCTCGAGGTGTTCGACGCGCTGCGCGCGAACCCGGAAGGCGACCGCGCGACCGAACAGCGCGTGCGCCGCGAGATCTTCGCGCTCTGCGAGCGCTTCCCGATTTACTGA
- a CDS encoding dipeptidase, producing MSTLHQDSIIIDGLNISKFERSVFEDMHQGGVTAANCTVSVWENFTKTVDNIALMKKQIRDNGELLTLVRTTDDIFRAKREGKTGVILGFQNAHAFEDNLGYVEAFADMGVRVVQLCYNTQNLVGTGCYERDGGLSDFGREVITEMNRVGIMVDLSHVGGNTSSEAIAFSKKPVCYSHCLPSGLKEHPRNKSDAQLKEIAEAGGFVGVTMFAPFLKRGIDATIDDYIEAIDYVVNLIGEDAVGIGTDFTQGFSVDFFDWLTHDKGRYRRLTNFGKVVNPEGIRTIGEFPNLTAAMERAGWKASRIRKIMGENWVRVFKEVWGA from the coding sequence ATGAGCACGCTGCATCAGGACAGCATCATCATCGATGGCCTGAACATTTCGAAATTCGAACGCTCGGTGTTCGAAGACATGCATCAAGGCGGCGTGACGGCCGCGAACTGCACGGTGTCCGTGTGGGAGAACTTCACGAAGACGGTCGACAACATCGCGCTGATGAAGAAGCAGATCCGCGACAACGGCGAACTGCTGACGCTCGTGCGCACGACCGACGACATCTTCCGCGCGAAGCGGGAAGGCAAGACGGGCGTGATCCTCGGCTTCCAGAACGCGCATGCGTTCGAGGACAACCTCGGCTATGTCGAGGCGTTCGCCGACATGGGCGTGCGCGTCGTTCAGCTCTGCTACAACACGCAGAATCTCGTCGGCACCGGCTGCTACGAGCGCGATGGCGGACTGTCGGACTTCGGCCGCGAAGTGATCACCGAGATGAACCGTGTCGGGATCATGGTCGATCTGTCGCACGTCGGCGGCAACACATCGTCGGAAGCGATCGCGTTCTCGAAGAAGCCCGTCTGCTATTCGCACTGCCTGCCGTCCGGCCTGAAAGAGCATCCGCGCAACAAGAGCGACGCGCAACTGAAGGAGATCGCCGAGGCAGGCGGCTTCGTCGGCGTGACGATGTTCGCGCCGTTCCTGAAGCGCGGGATCGACGCGACGATCGACGATTACATCGAAGCGATCGATTACGTCGTGAACCTGATCGGCGAGGACGCGGTCGGCATCGGCACCGACTTCACGCAAGGCTTCAGCGTCGACTTCTTCGACTGGCTCACGCACGACAAGGGCCGCTACCGCCGGCTCACGAATTTCGGCAAGGTCGTAAACCCGGAAGGAATCCGCACGATCGGCGAATTCCCGAACCTGACGGCCGCGATGGAGCGCGCCGGCTGGAAGGCGTCGCGCATCCGCAAGATCATGGGCGAGAACTGGGTGCGCGTGTTCAAGGAGGTCTGGGGCGCGTAG
- a CDS encoding DUF5943 domain-containing protein, translated as MQPQLPIDVDPNTGVWTTDALPMLYVPRHFFTNNHTAVEAALGRDVYADILYQAGYKSAYHWCDKEAKQHGIAGMAVFEHYLKRLSQRGWGLFSIIEADPANARAKIELRHSSFVLAQPGKEGKLCYMFAGWFAGAMDWVNDTARAGSGAPRAQSKEAQCAAEGHDHCVFEVSPLSH; from the coding sequence ATGCAACCGCAACTGCCGATCGACGTCGATCCGAACACCGGCGTCTGGACCACCGACGCGCTGCCGATGCTATACGTGCCGCGCCATTTCTTCACGAACAACCATACGGCGGTGGAAGCGGCGCTCGGCCGCGACGTCTACGCGGACATTCTCTACCAGGCCGGCTACAAGTCGGCGTACCACTGGTGCGACAAGGAGGCGAAGCAGCACGGGATCGCCGGCATGGCGGTGTTCGAGCATTACCTGAAGCGCCTGTCGCAGCGCGGCTGGGGGCTGTTCTCGATCATCGAGGCCGATCCGGCGAACGCGCGCGCGAAGATCGAACTGCGCCACTCGTCGTTCGTGCTCGCGCAGCCGGGCAAGGAAGGCAAGCTCTGCTACATGTTCGCCGGCTGGTTCGCGGGCGCGATGGACTGGGTCAACGACACGGCGCGGGCAGGCTCGGGCGCGCCGCGCGCGCAATCGAAGGAAGCGCAATGCGCGGCCGAAGGCCACGACCATTGCGTGTTCGAAGTGTCGCCGCTTTCGCACTGA